One region of Yersinia bercovieri ATCC 43970 genomic DNA includes:
- the plsX gene encoding phosphate acyltransferase PlsX, producing MTCLTLALDAMGGDFGPCVTVPASLQALASNPQLKLLLVGDPDTLTPLLVNAAPLLLERLQVIPAEHVIASDAKLSQAIRASRGTSMRIALELVKNGEAQACVSAGNTGVLMGLAKMMIKPLDGIARPALMSVIPNQQRSKTVVLDLGANVECDSTMLVQFAVMGSVMAEEVVGITNPRVALLNIGEEESKGLDNIREAAAVLKNTPAINYIGYLEGNDLLTGKTDVMVCDGFVGNVTLKTMEGVIRMFLSLLKSSGEGSKQSWWLKLIGRWLQKRVAKRFGHLNPDQYNGACLLGLRGIVIKSHGAANQRAFAVAIEQAVQAVQRQVPQRIAARLEAVLPKSD from the coding sequence TTGACTTGTCTAACCCTGGCGTTAGATGCAATGGGTGGGGACTTCGGTCCCTGCGTCACAGTGCCTGCTTCATTGCAGGCACTGGCCTCTAACCCACAGCTAAAACTCTTGCTGGTCGGGGATCCCGACACCCTCACTCCGTTACTTGTTAATGCCGCTCCTTTGTTGCTGGAGAGGTTGCAGGTCATCCCTGCTGAGCATGTTATTGCCAGCGATGCTAAACTCTCACAAGCTATTCGTGCCAGCCGTGGTACTTCTATGCGCATAGCATTGGAATTAGTCAAAAACGGTGAGGCCCAGGCTTGTGTTAGCGCAGGGAACACTGGGGTATTGATGGGGTTGGCGAAGATGATGATCAAGCCACTGGATGGCATAGCGCGTCCGGCGTTGATGAGTGTCATTCCAAATCAACAGCGCAGTAAGACAGTGGTATTAGATTTAGGCGCTAACGTTGAGTGTGATAGTACGATGTTGGTGCAATTTGCTGTCATGGGATCGGTGATGGCAGAAGAAGTTGTTGGAATTACGAACCCGCGTGTTGCTTTGCTTAATATTGGCGAAGAGGAAAGCAAAGGGCTAGATAATATCCGCGAAGCCGCCGCAGTATTAAAAAATACACCGGCAATCAATTATATTGGTTATCTGGAAGGCAATGATTTGCTGACGGGCAAGACTGATGTAATGGTTTGTGACGGCTTCGTGGGTAACGTCACTCTAAAGACCATGGAAGGTGTGATAAGAATGTTCTTGTCACTGCTCAAATCATCGGGCGAAGGCAGTAAGCAATCCTGGTGGCTTAAACTCATTGGGCGCTGGCTGCAAAAACGTGTGGCAAAGCGGTTCGGTCATTTGAACCCCGACCAGTATAATGGTGCATGTCTGTTAGGATTACGGGGCATCGTAATCAAGAGTCACGGTGCGGCGAATCAACGAGCATTCGCAGTCGCCATCGAACAGGCTGTACAGGCGGTGCAGCGGCAAGTCCCTCAACGGATTGCCGCGCGCCTTGAAGCGGTACTACCCAAGAGTGACTGA
- the rpmF gene encoding 50S ribosomal protein L32 yields MAVQQNKPTRSKRGMRRSHDALTTATLSVDKTSGETHLRHHITADGFYRGRKVIG; encoded by the coding sequence ATGGCCGTACAACAGAACAAACCAACTCGTTCCAAACGTGGCATGCGCCGTTCACACGATGCGCTGACCACTGCCACTCTGTCTGTGGACAAAACTTCCGGTGAAACTCACCTGCGTCACCATATCACAGCTGACGGTTTCTACCGTGGCCGCAAGGTTATCGGCTGA
- the yceD gene encoding 23S rRNA accumulation protein YceD: protein MQKVKLPLTIDAVRTAQKRLDYAGIYSPEQVTRVADSVVSVDSDVVASLSFNIDNQRLAVITGHADVDVTLMCQRCNNTFAHHVHTTYCFSPIVNDEQAEALPEAYEPIEVDEFGEVDLLAMIEDEIILSLPVVPVHDSEHCEVSEADMVFGKLPAEVEKPNPFAVLASLKKSN, encoded by the coding sequence ATGCAAAAGGTAAAATTACCCCTGACCATTGATGCGGTTCGTACCGCTCAGAAACGTTTAGATTACGCAGGTATCTATTCGCCTGAGCAGGTTACACGAGTAGCCGACTCAGTGGTAAGTGTGGACAGCGATGTCGTGGCCTCATTATCGTTTAATATCGATAATCAGCGTCTGGCGGTTATTACAGGTCATGCGGACGTCGATGTAACATTGATGTGTCAGCGCTGCAATAACACGTTTGCACACCATGTTCATACAACGTATTGTTTTAGCCCGATCGTCAATGATGAGCAGGCTGAAGCATTACCGGAAGCGTACGAGCCGATTGAAGTCGACGAATTTGGCGAAGTTGATCTGCTGGCAATGATTGAAGACGAAATTATTCTTTCACTGCCTGTCGTTCCGGTACATGATTCTGAACACTGTGAAGTGTCCGAGGCGGACATGGTATTTGGTAAACTGCCTGCAGAGGTGGAGAAACCCAATCCATTTGCCGTATTAGCCAGTTTAAAGAAAAGTAATTAA
- a CDS encoding Maf family protein, translated as MPQLVLASTSSYRRTLLEKLQLPFITAAPKVDETPQPGEAADALVQRLALAKAQALAARYPQHRIIGSDQVCVINGEIVGKPHNHANAVKQLQQASGQCVTFYTGLALLNTATSTINCLCETFDVYFRTLSEAEINGYLIREQPWNCAGSFKSEGLGITLFERLSGRDPNSLIGLPLIALTQMLIEQGVNPLL; from the coding sequence ATGCCGCAACTGGTTCTTGCTTCAACCTCATCTTATCGCCGCACCTTGCTCGAAAAGCTGCAATTACCCTTTATTACCGCCGCGCCAAAGGTCGATGAGACACCACAGCCAGGGGAAGCCGCTGACGCATTGGTGCAACGGCTAGCGCTCGCAAAGGCACAAGCGCTGGCTGCGCGTTATCCACAACATAGGATTATCGGCTCAGATCAAGTTTGTGTGATTAACGGAGAGATCGTCGGAAAACCCCACAATCATGCCAATGCAGTGAAACAATTACAGCAAGCCAGCGGGCAATGTGTCACTTTTTATACCGGTTTAGCGCTGCTAAATACAGCAACCAGCACCATTAATTGTCTTTGCGAAACCTTTGACGTCTATTTCCGCACCTTAAGTGAAGCGGAGATAAATGGCTATTTGATACGAGAACAACCGTGGAATTGTGCGGGTAGTTTTAAAAGTGAAGGGTTGGGTATTACATTATTTGAGCGTTTGTCAGGCCGTGATCCAAACAGCCTCATCGGCCTGCCACTCATTGCCCTCACCCAAATGTTAATTGAGCAAGGGGTAAATCCATTACTGTAA
- the rluC gene encoding 23S rRNA pseudouridine(955/2504/2580) synthase RluC produces MKTNNPAVQLITISADEAGQRIDNFLLTKLKGVPKSMIYRIVRKGEVRVNKGRIKPEYKLADGDVVRVPPVRVAEREEIQISAKLDKVAVLADCILFEDDYLLVLNKPSGTAVHGGSGLSFGVIEALRALRPEARFLELVHRLDRDTSGVLLVAKKRSALRSLHEQLRLKGMQKDYLALVRGQWQSHCKAVQAPLLKNIMQSGERVVKVSSEGKPSETRFKVEERFEHATLVKASPITGRTHQIRVHALHAGHPIAFDDRYGDREFDQQLQGTGLHRLFLHAAALRFEHPNTGETMRIEAPLDNQLRHCLLILRKKTAV; encoded by the coding sequence ATGAAAACGAATAATCCAGCAGTACAATTAATAACCATATCTGCCGATGAAGCGGGCCAGCGGATCGACAACTTTTTGCTCACCAAATTGAAAGGTGTGCCCAAAAGTATGATCTACCGTATCGTACGCAAAGGTGAGGTTCGGGTTAATAAAGGGCGCATTAAGCCAGAATATAAACTGGCCGACGGTGATGTAGTGCGCGTGCCACCGGTGCGTGTTGCGGAGCGTGAAGAGATTCAGATATCAGCTAAACTTGATAAAGTCGCGGTGCTGGCCGATTGCATCTTATTTGAGGACGACTACCTCTTGGTGCTGAATAAGCCTTCAGGCACGGCGGTGCATGGCGGCAGTGGTTTGAGTTTCGGCGTGATAGAGGCATTACGTGCTCTGCGCCCCGAAGCCCGCTTCCTGGAGTTGGTTCACCGCCTTGACCGCGACACCTCGGGTGTCTTGCTGGTCGCCAAAAAACGCTCGGCGTTGCGCTCTTTGCATGAGCAGTTGCGCTTGAAAGGGATGCAGAAAGATTATCTGGCGCTAGTTCGTGGTCAGTGGCAATCCCACTGCAAAGCAGTGCAGGCACCGTTGCTGAAAAATATTATGCAAAGTGGCGAGCGGGTGGTGAAAGTCAGCAGCGAAGGTAAACCTTCAGAAACGCGCTTTAAAGTAGAAGAGCGCTTTGAGCACGCGACTCTGGTTAAAGCCAGCCCAATCACTGGCCGTACCCACCAGATTCGCGTACATGCGCTACATGCAGGCCATCCAATCGCATTTGATGACCGCTATGGTGACCGTGAGTTTGATCAACAATTGCAAGGGACTGGGCTGCATCGTCTATTCCTACATGCTGCGGCATTACGTTTTGAGCATCCGAATACCGGTGAAACAATGCGCATTGAAGCACCGCTGGATAACCAGTTACGTCATTGCTTGCTGATACTGCGTAAGAAAACGGCCGTTTAA
- the rne gene encoding ribonuclease E yields the protein MKRMLINATQQEELRVALVDGQRLYDLDIESPGHEQKKANIYKGKITRIEPSLEAAFVDYGAERHGFLPLKEISREYFPSNYSSHGRPNIKDVLREGQEVIVQVDKEERGNKGAALTTFISLAGSYLVLMPNNPRAGGISRRIEGDDRTELKEALSSLQLPDGMGLIVRTAGVGKSADALQWDLSFRLKHWDAIKKAAEGRPAPFLIHQESNVIVRAFRDYLRPDIGEILIDNPKVLELAKEHIAALGRPDFSSKIKLYSGEIPLFSHYQIESQIESAFQREVRLPSGGSIVIDTTEALTAIDINSARATRGGDIEETAFNTNLEAADEIARQLRLRDLGGLIVIDFIDMTPVRHQREVENRLRDAVRQDRARIQIGRISRFGLLEMSRQRLSPSLGESSHHVCPRCSGTGTVRDNESLSLSILRLIEEEALKENTHEVHAIVPVQIASYLLNEKRESVNAIEKRQGGVRAVIVPNDQMQTPHYSVLRVRKGEEVPSLSYLLPQLHEAEMAQPQEEATIERKRPEQPALATFSLPTEVPPESTPAAASAKPTAAPQVAATTTTEQPGFFSRLFTGLKGIFATSAEAEVKPVEVEKTEASETRRNDRRNPRRQNSGRKDRGDRTPREGRDNASRDNNGRDNANRDNSARDSNSRDNNSRDNNGRDNVNREGRDDQRRNNKRPTQQTAVAASTDIVEADKEQREEQPQRRGDRQRRRQDDKRQAPQDVKANVDVPVVSVEEAQPEQEERQQVMQRRQRRQLNQKVRIQSANDELNAQESNSPVAPVSESVTTFATPVVQEEVKLLPQATAQADDEATNDRNGNNENGMPRRSRRSPRHLRVSGQRRRRYRDERYPTQSAMPLAGAFASPEMASGKVWVRYPVAQPFEQAAFVENPVEEQLPVDVAAVEATVVETSVVEAPVNVPAAIIAAPVVIAAVTEAVAPTPAPQHKPGGSSSSAAAVPGRAPVVVPEIIAEPIAEVVAATETITAIEAAPVVEEAITPETASENTIEPEAVVEELQVEETQAEETIVEVPVAAETAAVEELIVVEESAVVEESVEEPNLTEANTVAEEAATEEVHVAEPVVDVTPAVTQQQPAVAHPEGVLFKHYASAPMTKAPAPEYAPESQTKGHWERPAFDFAGKGSAGGHAAATQATAPATKPQSVE from the coding sequence ATGAAAAGAATGTTGATTAACGCAACTCAGCAAGAAGAGTTGCGTGTTGCCCTTGTAGATGGACAGCGGCTGTATGATTTGGATATTGAAAGTCCAGGCCATGAACAGAAAAAAGCGAATATTTACAAAGGTAAAATCACCCGAATCGAACCCAGTCTGGAAGCCGCTTTTGTTGATTACGGCGCTGAACGACATGGTTTCCTGCCACTAAAAGAAATTTCTCGCGAATATTTCCCTAGTAATTACTCTTCCCATGGCCGCCCGAACATCAAAGATGTGCTGCGCGAAGGCCAAGAAGTTATTGTTCAGGTTGATAAAGAAGAACGTGGCAATAAAGGTGCCGCACTAACGACTTTCATCAGCCTGGCTGGCAGCTATTTAGTTCTAATGCCGAACAACCCACGGGCCGGTGGTATCTCTCGCCGCATCGAAGGTGATGACCGCACAGAACTGAAAGAGGCCCTATCCTCTCTGCAATTGCCTGATGGCATGGGTCTGATTGTCCGTACTGCCGGTGTTGGCAAATCTGCCGACGCGCTGCAATGGGACTTGTCATTCCGCCTGAAGCACTGGGATGCGATTAAAAAAGCGGCGGAAGGTCGCCCTGCGCCGTTCCTGATCCATCAGGAAAGTAACGTGATTGTCCGTGCTTTCCGTGACTACCTGCGCCCAGACATCGGTGAAATTCTGATCGACAACCCGAAAGTTCTCGAGTTGGCGAAAGAGCATATCGCCGCGTTAGGTCGCCCGGATTTCAGCAGCAAAATCAAGCTCTATAGTGGCGAAATCCCACTGTTCAGCCACTACCAGATTGAGTCGCAGATTGAATCTGCATTCCAGCGCGAAGTGCGTCTGCCATCCGGTGGTTCCATCGTTATCGATACTACCGAAGCCCTGACCGCGATTGATATCAACTCCGCACGGGCTACCCGTGGTGGTGATATCGAGGAGACGGCCTTCAACACCAACCTTGAAGCTGCGGATGAAATTGCTCGTCAGTTACGTTTGCGTGACTTGGGTGGCCTGATTGTTATCGACTTTATCGATATGACCCCTGTGCGTCATCAACGTGAAGTGGAAAACCGCTTACGCGATGCCGTCCGTCAGGACCGCGCTCGCATCCAGATTGGTCGCATCTCCCGCTTTGGTTTGCTGGAAATGTCCCGTCAGCGTCTCAGCCCATCGCTGGGTGAGTCAAGCCACCATGTCTGCCCACGCTGTAGCGGCACCGGTACCGTGCGTGATAACGAATCCCTGTCACTCTCTATTTTGCGTTTGATTGAAGAAGAAGCGCTGAAAGAGAACACCCATGAAGTTCACGCCATTGTGCCAGTACAGATAGCTTCGTATCTGCTAAATGAAAAACGTGAATCAGTGAACGCCATTGAGAAACGTCAAGGCGGCGTGCGTGCGGTGATCGTGCCAAACGATCAGATGCAAACACCGCACTACTCCGTCCTTCGGGTCCGTAAAGGTGAGGAAGTTCCTTCCCTTAGCTACCTGTTGCCACAACTGCATGAAGCAGAAATGGCGCAGCCGCAGGAAGAGGCCACTATTGAACGTAAGCGCCCAGAACAACCGGCGCTGGCGACCTTCTCTTTACCAACGGAAGTGCCACCGGAATCAACACCTGCTGCCGCCAGTGCTAAACCCACTGCTGCGCCACAGGTTGCTGCTACTACCACCACTGAACAGCCAGGCTTCTTTAGCCGCCTGTTCACAGGTCTGAAAGGCATCTTCGCTACATCAGCAGAAGCCGAAGTTAAGCCGGTTGAAGTTGAAAAAACCGAAGCTAGCGAAACTCGTCGTAATGATCGTCGCAATCCACGCCGCCAAAACAGTGGCCGTAAAGATCGCGGTGACCGCACACCACGCGAAGGTCGTGATAACGCTAGCCGTGACAATAATGGCCGTGATAATGCTAACCGCGATAACAGTGCTCGCGACAGCAATAGTCGTGACAACAATAGTCGTGACAATAATGGCCGCGACAATGTCAATCGCGAGGGTCGTGATGATCAACGCCGCAATAATAAGCGTCCAACTCAACAAACTGCTGTAGCAGCATCAACTGATATTGTTGAAGCCGATAAAGAGCAGCGCGAAGAGCAGCCGCAACGTCGTGGTGATCGCCAGCGCCGCCGGCAGGATGACAAACGTCAAGCACCGCAGGATGTTAAAGCTAACGTTGATGTTCCCGTCGTCAGTGTCGAAGAAGCGCAACCTGAGCAAGAAGAACGTCAACAGGTGATGCAACGTCGTCAACGTCGCCAATTGAATCAGAAAGTCCGCATTCAATCAGCCAACGATGAACTGAATGCTCAGGAAAGCAACTCACCGGTTGCCCCTGTCAGCGAATCAGTCACGACTTTTGCTACGCCAGTCGTGCAGGAAGAGGTGAAGTTACTGCCGCAAGCAACTGCTCAGGCAGATGATGAAGCGACTAATGATCGTAATGGCAACAATGAAAATGGCATGCCACGTCGTTCTCGCCGTTCACCTCGTCACCTGCGCGTGAGCGGTCAACGCCGTCGTCGCTACCGTGATGAGCGCTACCCGACTCAATCTGCTATGCCTCTGGCGGGTGCTTTCGCCTCACCGGAAATGGCGTCAGGTAAGGTTTGGGTTCGTTATCCGGTCGCTCAGCCATTTGAACAAGCCGCGTTTGTTGAAAATCCGGTTGAAGAACAATTGCCAGTCGACGTTGCTGCAGTAGAAGCTACGGTAGTTGAAACTTCCGTAGTCGAAGCTCCGGTGAATGTTCCAGCGGCAATCATTGCAGCGCCAGTGGTTATCGCAGCGGTGACTGAAGCTGTTGCTCCGACACCTGCGCCGCAACATAAGCCCGGTGGTTCTTCGTCTTCGGCTGCCGCCGTTCCAGGCCGTGCCCCTGTTGTTGTGCCTGAAATTATCGCGGAGCCAATTGCCGAAGTGGTAGCAGCAACCGAAACCATTACAGCAATTGAAGCAGCCCCTGTCGTTGAAGAAGCTATCACGCCAGAAACTGCCAGCGAAAACACCATTGAGCCAGAAGCTGTGGTTGAAGAGCTTCAGGTTGAAGAGACCCAAGCTGAAGAGACTATTGTTGAGGTGCCAGTTGCCGCTGAGACAGCGGCTGTTGAAGAGCTGATTGTTGTTGAAGAGTCGGCGGTTGTTGAAGAGTCAGTTGAAGAGCCGAACCTGACTGAAGCTAATACTGTCGCGGAAGAGGCTGCCACTGAAGAGGTGCATGTAGCTGAACCTGTCGTCGATGTAACGCCAGCTGTGACACAGCAACAACCAGCTGTCGCGCATCCGGAAGGCGTGTTATTCAAACACTACGCCTCTGCACCGATGACCAAAGCACCGGCACCTGAATATGCGCCGGAGTCGCAAACCAAAGGTCATTGGGAACGCCCAGCCTTTGATTTTGCAGGCAAAGGTTCTGCTGGCGGGCATGCAGCC